A genomic window from Nicotiana sylvestris chromosome 11, ASM39365v2, whole genome shotgun sequence includes:
- the LOC104221967 gene encoding 3-ketoacyl-CoA synthase 3-like, giving the protein MDLISILFYGLPLFYLLFLIWKIIDRKRHQNCYILDYECHKPTDDRMLSTGFSGEIIRRNKHLGLNEYKFLLKAIVSSGIGEQTYAPRNVFYGRETCPTYEDGILEMEEFFHDSIDKVLKRNGISPNEIDVLVVNISMLTCMPSLAGRIINYYKMRKDIKVYNITGMGCSASLISINIVENIFKNEKNKVALMVTSESLSPNWYIGNNRSMILSNCLFRSGGCAVLLTNKMALKNKAMFQLKNLVRTHHGAKDEAYDSCIQKEDDQGHIGFHLDKTLPKAATKALIDNLKTIAPLILPVRELLRFAIVSLVRKMNWGSTKGGAKPVINFKTGVDHICLHTGGKAVIDGVGTNLNLSEYDLEPARMTLHRFGNTSASSLWYVLGYMEAKERLKKGDKVLMISFGAGFKCNSCLWEVLRDLGDGNVWKDCIDNYPPKNTANPFLEKFGWIQDEDPNTFCIPDDIVFP; this is encoded by the coding sequence ATGGATCTCATTTCCATTTTGTTTTATGGTCTTCCTCTCTTTTATCTCCTCTTCTTGATATGGAAGATTATAGATCGAAAAAGACACCAAAATTGTTACATTTTGGACTACGAATGTCACAAGCCAACCGATGATCGAATGCTTAGCACAGGATTTTCGGGGGAAATTATTAGGAGAAACAAACATCTTGGCTTAAATGAGTACAAGTTTCTCTTAAAAGCTATTGTGAGCTCAGGCATTGGTGAACAAACATATGCACCAAGAAATGTCTTTTATGGTCGTGAAACATGTCCTACATATGAAGATGGAATTTTGGAAATGGAAGAATTTTTCCATGATAGTATTGACAAGGTCTTGAAAAGAAATGGAATATCCCCTAATGAAATCGATGTTCTCGTGGTGAATATATCCATGTTAACTTGCATGCCTTCTTTAGCTGGTCGAATAATCAATTATTACAAAATGAGGAAAGATATCAAAGTGTATAATATCACCGGGATGGGGTGCAGTGCTAGTCTCATATCGATAAATATCGTGGAAAATATTTTCAAGAATGAGAAGAATAAGGTTGCACTTATGGTAACATCTGAGTCCTTGAGTCCAAATTGGTACATAGGGAATAATAGGTCTATGATTCTTTCTAATTGTTTGTTTAGGTCAGGGGGGTGTGCAGTTCTTTTGACAAACAAAATGGCTTTGAAAAATAAGGCTATGTTCCAGTTGAAAAACCTAGTTAGAACACACCATGGTGCAAAAGATGAAGCTTATGATAGTTGCATACAAAAAGAAGATGATCAAGGTCACATAGGTTTCCACCTTGATAAAACACTACCAAAGGCCGCGACGAAAGCACTAATCGATAATTTGAAAACAATTGCACCCTTAATTCTTCCAGTAAGAGAGTTACTTAGATTTGCAATTGTGTCACTTGTGAGAAAAATGAATTGGGGTTCAACAAAAGGAGGAGCTAAGCCAGTGATCAATTTCAAAACAGGTGTAGATCATATTTGTCTTCATACAGGAGGAAAAGCAGTAATTGATGGAGTTGGAACAAATTTGAATCTAAGTGAGTACGATTTAGAGCCAGCAAGAATGACTTTGCATAGATTTGGTAACACTTCAGCAAGTAGTCTTTGGTATGTGTTGGGTTATATGGAGGCTAAAGAAAGATTAAAGAAAGGTGATAAAGTGCTAATGATCAGCTTTGGTGCAGGGTTTAAGTGTAATAGTTGTTTGTGGGAAGTGTTAAGAGATTTAGGAGATGGAAATGTTTGGAAAGATTGCATTGATAATTATCCTCCAAAAAATACAGCCAATccatttttggagaagtttgggtggATTCAAGATGAAGATCCAAACACCTTTTGTATTCCTGATGACATTGTTTTCCCTTGA